The nucleotide sequence CACTATTCTTATTTGGGGAACTCTGAGACATTGCCAGTGATTATCTTATCCATCTTAACTAATGTACAAGAAGAAAAATTGCTCAGAGTACTTCACGAGCATaaaaaggctattgggtggacaattGCTGATATCAAGGGAATCAATCcatcattttgcatgcataaaatctttCTGAAAGATGAATACTGCCACAGTGTTAAGAAACAAAGGAGATTAAATCCCATTATGAAAGAGGTCGTTAAGAAGGAAGTAATTAAGTGGCTCGATGCAGGTATCATCTTTCTTATCTCTGACAGCAACAGGGTAAGCCCAGTGCAATATGTGCCCAAAAGAGGGGGATGGTTGTGGTagagaatgagaaaaatgagctaATTCCTACTCGCACCATGAAGGGGTGGAGAGTTTGCATTGATTACAGAAGGCTCAACAAAGCAACctagaccacttcccacttcccacttccattcattgaccaaatgttggacatGTTGGAGGggcatgaatattatttcttccTTGATGGCTATTCGGAGTACAACCAGATTATCGTATGCCTAgaggatcaggagaagaccactttTACTTGTCTTTATGGTACTTTTACCTTCAAGGGCATGCcatttggtctttgtaatgcaccagcCATTTTCCAgagatgcatgatggctattttcaccgatatgatggaagtctttatggataatttttcaatctttgggtcttcttttgatgattgtttgaagaatttgagcAAAGTGTTAGCCCATTGTGAAGAAACAAATCTAGTGttgaattgggaaaaatgtcattttatggtgCAGGAAGGCATTGTGTTGGGTCACAGAGTATCTAGGAGtggcattgaagttgataaggtgAAGGTGGAAGCGGTTGAAAAATTAGCTCCACCTATTTCTGTGAAAGGtgttcggagtttcttgggacacgCGGGGTTTTATCGGCGCTTTATtaaggatttttcaaaaattgctaATCTTTTGTGTATGTTGTTTGAAAAAGATGTAACTTTCAATTTTGATGATGCTTGCCTGAAGGCATTTGAAGAGCTCAAAAAGAAGTTGGTGGCTGCCCTCATTATTGCAGCACTATATTGGTCCTTACCATTTAAACTTATGTGTGATGCAAATGACCATGCTATTGGGGCAGTTCTAGGCCAGAGGAAGGATAAGCTATTTTATTCCATCTACTATGTGAGTAAGACTCTTGATGATGCATAGCTGAATTACACCACCACTGAAAAGGAGTTGTTAGCCGTTGTGTAAGCTTTTGAGAAATTTCGAGCATACTTGGTGGGAACAAAAGTCATAGTCCATACGGATCATGCAACAATCAAGTATCTATTTATAAAAAAGGAATCTAAGGCTAGATTGATTTATTGGGTTTTGTTATTGTAGAAATTTGATGTAGAAATACGAGATCGAAAGGGcacagagaaccaagtagctgaccatCTACCAAGGCTGGAAAATAATGACCACGCGGAGGAGGTGGAAAAACTAAAGAGgcatttcctgatgagcaactTTTTGCTATCACCCAAGACCCTCCCCCATGGTACGCGGATTATGTGAACTATCTTGTGAGTGGGGTACTTACTCCTGAAATTGAATCTGAAGCTAGAAAATGGTTTCTACTTGATGTGAACTTCTACTATTAAGATGAGCCATACTTGTATAAGCAGTGTACTGATCAGTTGATGAGGAGATGCATTCCAGAAAAAGAGGTGGAATTAGTGTTGTATGATTGCCATGCATCACCTTATGGGGGCCATCATGGAGGCAATAGAACAGCTGCGAAGGTATTACAATCTGGGTTCTTTTGGCCAACAttattcaaggatgcccatgtATTTGTTAAAAAGTGTGACCAGTGTCAAAGAACAGGAACAATCACAAAGAGGCATGAGATGCCCTTGAATAACATCATGGAGGTCAAGAATTTTTATATGTGGGGGatagattttatgggaccattccatTGTCCATAGGAAACAAATACATCTTGCTAGCAGTTGACTACGtgtcaaaatgggtagaggcgatCGCATTGCCAACAAATGATGCCATAGTGGTAGCTGTGTTTGTAAAAAAGAACATATTCTCGAGGTTTGGGACTCCACGTGCCTTGATTAATGATGAAGGGACATATTTTTGCAATCGGTTGTGGGATAACCTTCTAGCTAAATATAGAGTCTGCCATAAAGTTGCTACAACATATCATCCGCAAACAAGTGGACAAGCTGAGGTGTCTAACAGAGAAATAAAGCAAATCTTAGAGAAAACGGTGAGTGTGAATAGGAAGGATTGGGCTGCAAAGTTAGATGATGCCTTGTGGGCATATAGAACTGTATATAAAACGTCAATTAGGGTGTCGTCGTATAAGCttgtttatgggaaggcatgtcacttgcATGTTGAACTTGAACACAAAGCGTACTGGGCCATTAAAAAGTTGAATATGGACCTTGAAGCAGCAAGCAAGAAGAGACTCTTGTAGTTAAATGAGTTAGATGAGTTCAAGCTGCACCCTTATGAGAATGATAATCTATACAAAGAGAAAACGAAAAGATGGCATGACAAGCATATCAAGCCATGTCACTTTGATCCAGGACAATAAGTATTATTGTTCAATTTTAGGCTCAAGCTATTTCCTGGGAAGTTAAAATCGAGATGGTCATACCCGTTTGAGGTGGTGAGAGTCACTCCTTATGGTGCAATTGAGTTGTGTGCTTTAAATGGAGAAAGGAAATTTTTAGTAAATGGTCACATAGTCAAGCACTATTGGGGAGGAATAATTGATTGTGAGAAGACCAAAGTTTTGCTCGCTGATGATTAAGCAAGGTCATGCGTCGTGtcacgatgttaaatcaggcgcttgttgggaggtaacccagctttactgctttcttttattttatttttatttttattatattatttttgtagtgtttatttttcttttgtaggattataagcaTAAGAAGAAAAGTCATTGGAAGAGtacaaaagcgagctagatggtgagaactaagtgtgggtTGCCCACACAAAGGATAACAATCGGGGGAAGTCTGAGTATCTCGTGAGCTGCTAATTCTTGGCTTACTaaggagtctcttttaccctcttgttattaatagtgtgcattgaggacattgcataattttaagtgtggggtgaggagaccGTCTGGGTGATTTTCTGTACTatcttagcttagttgtagtattCGTTCTTAGTGTAgtagtttttgttaaaaataaaaaaatgaaaaaagaaaaaaaaatcagaaaattgggacttttcctgatgatggatctcctagacagttttcttgaggaatTTAAGTagaaagaaaaaggacaaaagattttctttgtaggtagtgtagcaattacctcttggttttttttttgtgtcgcggttcttttccaagggttttgtttgaaccgggtgtagttagttttattttttaggagtaggagccattgtgcAATGAATTGAATTGAAGAAATATCTCTTAACTTGGTTATGCTTTAataatagtgagtgctttagttgtgacgcttaggctcagtttttgactcttgtataagtaccttaaattgtataatCTTAACTtagcttaactgctttgactagagtgtcttgatgagtccaatctgAGTGagtatgtgccatgtgtgtgtgaggtttgtgtgttattttgtgcattccatttgatgtctagaacttttcccgtatgtttgcaaagcgaaatagtagttttgttcagtcttgaaagtgatataggcatttttttgttgagccagatatatatatagtttacccacctaattgttatgtatcatagttaaccctttgagcatgtaatcttgtttctttgtcaaccacattacaagtcttacccatttgtttgaattaaccatctatttgaactttttcacctctcatgagcacttgaattgttatgaactttgtaaaagttaaagtgtggggtggttggtttggattttgagtagaactaataaaataagaataaaggtgcactgttttgaaaaagtaagagtcactagaattgaaaaagaaagaaaaaaaatacttgtattattgtggaaaatattccttgatagtggtaactcttgatgtaattgtgcttaatgaagtatggagttaatgtatattaatgtgaaggtggagttatggtttgacataagtatggggttttaAAAggtaaagtgtatgtattaaaatgcttagggaggtatagtcactcttatatccaaatgtatcatacccgtcctATAACATAcatacaaccaattaaagtcttaATTGATTCTAGACTGAATGAGCACGATTAATAGAGTAGtatactacgggcaagcctatggtgtatcttttgtggcatatgaatgttatttctgagaatgagtgaattctttctatcttgagttcctaattgttcttaaattttattgtgtatggaactactctcttttgttgtgtaagggcacttgattcatgaaggaaaggtaatgtcattgacctctatgttagagtaagtgagtgagttgtgaataatgtgtggtacttgtgagtcaaatcttgaggtgaagatgttacactcttgtgcttagtctattttaaatattcttggtatgatgagttaagAGAATTATTTAAAtaggttgtgtctatataaagtgtagtttgattgtaCGAGGACgaacaatggtttaagtgtggggtgttgatggtaggctataattacatattttagtcgTTTATCgcagtttgagctttaatcgctagtgttttgcactaatatgtattttatgccttgtaggagtgattccaagctATGTAGTTGTTACGGAATGAaatcgagctatttggagctatGAAGTCTGATTAAAAGCTCAAGGGATTAAGTCAGGATTGCATTCGGGGGTCGAGAACCACGTCTGGACTTCAAAAACGAAGCAAAAAGGCAGACTCTGAGAATCTACCACAGTTGCGGCATGTGGGGAACTGCGCTGCGCATTTTCTGTTGCTGTCAATTTTGCACGCTCTCTGTCAATTTTTACAGAGTCACAATTCTATTTCTCATAGGAAAAGgtgttttcgtctgggcccgatcctgcttggtataaatacatgtaaaaatattgTTTTTGAGACTTTTGATACACCTTAGACCTAAGGAGACTATTTTGGAAGGGAGAAGACGTTGGGAACATTCTTTAAAGGAGAAAATCATCGAGTTCTTTAttccttcatcttttctttgtaatttgtttatgcaaaatacttggaaaGTTGTTACTGCGattatgagtggctaaaacctataattctggggttgtgatttagccatgaatattgttatttaaagttgacttaaccttgattataattcaccaatatatggttgtttcttcaattctgtgattaattgcttaattgtctggccagcagttaggttctatttactatttaTTCTATGATTaggaaagccatgtttagattagagaagaattgaagagagcacgaTCTTAACTCTGAAGGGGTGGAgctgtggttaggataggaatatacctagtcatcgtgcttaattaaatatcgtaattTTAATgtgttcttaatagattgatttatAGGAATATATGCGTTAATCTAtattgaataggcgagtagtacttcgggagaaggctataagaacaattgttcgattaattagcaagCATGAGTGAATTATTCGAAAGGGAGAGCTAACTAGGACACAATAGGATTGGTAAATCGATCACAACCatggaatatttgtctctactgaatacaaaACAACTGTTTTgctgcttgataatttagttactacTAGAATTATAGTTTAGTATAATTAAACTCTTGAACTCGAATTGGCTCGactgaataacaatcttggtgaGTTTAGTGGGTAGTTGATACAAGTCTCTGTGAGTTCGACACTCGACAtattattttattacttgtatgaccacgtatacttgcatgtgcgttaGGGAGTAACAATATATTCTcttcgttcacttttacttgtccactattctaaaaataattttttacttttacttgtccactttcgcatatcaagagaaaaataacttatttttccTGTTTTGCTCTtagcattaattactcatttcaaatcatttttcaaatccattaagactatacaccaattaatatgggtgtcatggtaaattatgcactttatttattattttttaaggggtGTGCAAAGTCAATAGTGGACAAATAAAAGTAAACGGAGGGAATAACTTAAATTTCTCATTTAACCCTTAATTATTATGGCAAACTTTATGACAACCTTAAACTATATGAACTAAGCAATGAATCAACTTCCACAAAGCTAGCCAAATATTACATGTTATGTACCAATAATGTAACAACGAGGAGCAGTAATCTGCAAGCTAGGCAAGAATGAAAAATGGCTCCGATATGTTGTATTTCAACAATTATATAGTTTACAAAAGTATACAAACTTGTATACATTCAAGAACTCTGCTTGTGGCTTCGAAGTATTCTGTTTCAAAACAATTTTATGGTTTACAAAATTTTACTACCTTGTCAAATTTCAGGAAACTCAGCAcaagtagaaaagaaaaggcCCAAAGCCGTCGCAAACTTAATACTCTCATGACTCATGATTCCCAGAAAACTGAGCAGATTCAGCAATCAAACATGTCAACAATGATAACTACGAAACAACAGTAACGAAGTCGATATTAGTAGTTTGTGATTTCACAATATTTTCCAGTGAAAAGTTATGGCAGTCACGGAATGGAAGATGTTCCTCCCATATGTGAAATGTACTGAAACCACCTATATACAACttacaagtaaaagtgaacataTCAAAGACAAAACGATGGGTTGTAATAACGGCCTTCTTGGAAATAAGATCATATCAATAATGTACTTTTTCGGGACAATCCATGTTCAATTGGCAGGGACAGAGGACTATTTAGAAGTGTCTCCTTCCGCAATGTCAATGCCCTTAACAGCAGCTGTCAATGACGATGATGTATTACACCTCCCATCCCTTTCCTCAAGAACTCCAATCTCATCATCAGATGCTTCTTCAAGAGAGGAGCCTGTTCGACGCAGTTCTTTGATTTTCCTATATTCGTCATAGTGTGCTCGCCTGTGCTCCCTAAAGCACTTGCTCCTTTCTGAACCAGAATCTATTCgtagcaacaacaaaaaaaatatagacCAGAAAACAGTTGGTTGTGAGTAGAGTCTACAAACATGCTAGCATAATAGAAGTCATTGCTGCAACCCAACCCATCCCCTCTTTAGATCcaaataaaataagagaaaaaatacCAAAAGTCGCTGATCTAAAAGAACTGAAAAGTGCAAGCAGTTGATAACAAAAAATAACTAGGCAAGAAAGCAGCAGCACCGATTACAGAGCATTATAGCATAATGTCTTGCCGCCGAAACCCATAGGCAATGAGAAAACACACAAAAAGAGTGTCAAAAAGATGGCTTTTGAcgattttatttttacatgaacATACTATAGTTGCAGAAGAGTATCTATTAGAAAGTTCTGTGTAATGAGAAAAGAAATCTGAACCACATTATTGAAACATAAAGGACAGATAAAACTAGACCTTCATCATCTTGGTCCATGATATCAGCCTCATCCTCAGAAGATGTCCAGCCAGACTGTCTGGAATTATTTCCACTGGAAGAAGCCATGTCACTCAATCCACTGGATACGACTTCTGAGTGTATTGTATCACCATTGGCCTCCTCAAAGCTATCCCACGGAGAAGAGAGAGATCCTACAGTATCATTGTAGTCAGAATAAAAGTggaaaagcaataaaagaaaaaGTTATAGTTCTAGTACTTGCATATTAACATGATTTTCACATTTAACATGTTCTTTCCACGCATTATAATATAACCCTATTTGACATTAAAATACCAACTTTCAAATCAACCCAATATCAAAGAATGCCAGGCTGATTTGAGAAAATAGTAAAAACttacaataatttatttgtaCGTGAAATAAAATAGACTCCGGTAAAAACCTCATGCTCACATAGTtacctttatgatatcctttaaaaagaaaatccatacgagtagagagaaaaaaaagcaCATAATGTCCCATAAAATGCCGAATTCAGTTAATAACATGAGGAGAAAAGCAAGGCATAATGTGGATTGGGCTTATAAAGACCACGTCTAGAGGGATCATTTTAAAGCTTATGAAGAGGCGCACATCTCAACACTAACATGCGGTCAAGACCAcaacatccatatatatatatttatgtgttTATGTATAAGGTCACGTGCTTATCAAATTTTCCCTTCAATCAAGTGTCATTAATGTAATTTGAGAATTCAAAGGTAAAAAAACACTTCCTAGAAGATAACTGCTTAAGTCGAATACAGCTTGTTTCTAATTGTTCAAATACCCTTTTAGAAATTTTGAACATCTCAGTTTACATAATATAATTGGATGTCTTAGACCAATAACATAATATATCATCAAGCATTTAATGCTCATACTTTAAAGAAAATCCCAAAGGTTCCAAGTGCCTATAACATAAGTAGTGATAAGTTCCAACTACCACAATTTAAAAAAGTGTAGTAAGGTTGAGCATCAAATGAGAAGCTTCTAATGCTAtagaaatattaaaaaaaaataacaaatcaaCTTCAGCATTTGGAGTTAAAGAAATACTTACAAACTAACTTTAATCAGACTATCTACAAAAatcaaatccaaaaccaagtCAAATTCCAGATCATCAATATGAATGAGACTCATTCAAAAGGGTTAAGCCACGAAGCACAGAAGCTCTTATGATGTCTGTAATAATACTTCAAGATCATCCCTCGGTAGAAGCTAATAATTGAGGGCAAGTAAGAAAGGTTAGTAACTACAAATTAACTACATCTCATCTATTTAATTGTCATGTAAAAAATCAGAATTTGCAACACATCACCATCAAATTTGTATGTTGATGCATAACAAGAAGGTTCTATTCTAAAGACTAGGCATGAGGAAACTAATAGAAATTGCATGAGCataccatcatcatcatcggtcATGCGGTGATATGGTGTCTTTGGTTCAGTTATTTTCTGCCTCACTGGTTTATTTGCCTCAATTTCTCCCAAATTTGCCTCATCCCATTGTACACGTGCCCTGCACACCAATGAAAAAAATGTCTGAAGCACTTAAATAACATCAGTAACAATACTAATTGCACGAGCAAAACTCAGATAGGTTCAGCTTCTTCTAAAAAGAGTAGGTCAAACAATTAGACCCCATTTTCCTTACCTTTTTACGAGGATTTCTTTAACTATTTTTATAGGGAGAATATAATTAAATTCTTCGAGCTAGAGAGAAGTTTATAGAAAAACCTACTTCAAGTTCCAGATATAAAGGTAGGTCAAGGCAATTAACTTTTTCTTTGGAAGTTTCTATTACTAAGGGAGCGGGGGAACGGGCCAGCGAAAAGGGAACAGTGAGAATTGAACCATCACCTATTGTGTTGGAAACTCCCATCGGAACCAGTAAGTTATAAAGCTTGTTGGTGGATAAATAAATTTGAACTTAGGGGGCCTAATAGTGCCTTCAGCAAAGAAATAATGATCCGCCTTGACTTAAGTCGTCCTTTTAAGGACCGCAGCATTTCCAGGTGAAACTTGCTAAGAAAATATATTCTACCCTCCTAATAAAACATACATTTTGGTATTTGAGTGCTGAAAAGCACATTAAGTCAACAGCAGGCTACTTATAAAAACATCATATTCCAACAGAATTTCCTTTCTTAATCTTAGTCCATGAAACAAACATTAGCAACTGAATTTGATCTAACTAAAATATAATTTACAGAGAATGAAGGCAGTACATTTGCCCTAGTATGATCAAATCTCGTTCAGTTGTTGTAGTCTAAACCGATTATCCTGAAAAAGAAACATACAGATAATATAAGCAaaccaaaacagaaaaaaagACTGATTAGATTTAATGAGTATATAAAGGATGTGTTAGGTATCCAGAGATTCTCAATGAAATCATTTTCATCGCGGAAATATTTTTACCCACCAAATGAGGAAGTCAATGGTTACTTACACCACTAGTTTTAACCAACACTTAGATATTATCTTCAACTATCAGaatatcaaaaaaaaaacaatattcTTAAACTCTAGCATTCAACTTGTACAATTACTTTCAGACCTAAGTCCTAACCAAACCATAGAAAAATGATCCAGATTTCTCAATGAAAAACATTTTCCACCAAAAAAGAACACTTTTCTTCATATCAAACACACCTAAGCATATGAATATCCCATCTTTGCCCTTATTCAGAAAAATGAT is from Nicotiana tabacum cultivar K326 chromosome 18, ASM71507v2, whole genome shotgun sequence and encodes:
- the LOC107759914 gene encoding protein phosphatase inhibitor 2 translates to MARVQWDEANLGEIEANKPVRQKITEPKTPYHRMTDDDDGSLSSPWDSFEEANGDTIHSEVVSSGLSDMASSSGNNSRQSGWTSSEDEADIMDQDDEDSGSERSKCFREHRRAHYDEYRKIKELRRTGSSLEEASDDEIGVLEERDGRCNTSSSLTAAVKGIDIAEGDTSK